A window of the Streptomyces sp. Ag109_O5-10 genome harbors these coding sequences:
- a CDS encoding alpha/beta fold hydrolase, which produces MNIPGFQRHRVPVADGVALHTAVGGTGSPVVLLHGFPQTHLMWRHVAAGLAAEHTVICPDLRGYGASDKPADADGTSYAKRTMAADIVALARALGHERFALAGHDRGALVAFRAGLDHPDAVTHLALLDVLPTLDMWEVLRGATAAVAFHLYLMAQPPGLPEDLIGAAPDLFFGHFLDLWTRDPGAIPADVRAAYLAACRAAVPSIVADYRASAGVDTEHDRADRAAGNVLRMPVTVLQQDWGAALGYDAAALWRAWAPDLEHRTVDCGHFMAEEAPDEVGAALRKLLSR; this is translated from the coding sequence ATGAACATTCCCGGATTTCAGCGGCACCGCGTCCCGGTCGCCGACGGCGTCGCCCTGCACACGGCCGTCGGCGGCACCGGCAGCCCGGTCGTCCTGCTGCACGGCTTCCCCCAGACCCACCTGATGTGGCGGCACGTGGCCGCCGGCCTGGCGGCGGAGCACACCGTGATCTGTCCCGACCTGCGCGGCTACGGCGCCAGCGACAAGCCGGCCGACGCGGACGGGACGTCGTACGCGAAGCGGACCATGGCCGCCGACATCGTGGCGCTCGCGCGGGCTCTCGGCCACGAGCGGTTCGCGCTGGCCGGGCACGACCGGGGCGCGCTGGTCGCCTTCCGGGCCGGCCTCGACCATCCGGACGCGGTCACGCACCTGGCCCTGCTGGACGTGCTGCCGACCCTGGACATGTGGGAGGTGCTGCGCGGCGCCACGGCCGCGGTCGCCTTCCACCTGTACCTGATGGCGCAACCGCCCGGTCTGCCGGAGGATTTGATCGGCGCGGCCCCGGACCTGTTCTTCGGCCACTTCCTCGACCTGTGGACGCGCGACCCCGGGGCGATCCCGGCCGACGTCCGCGCCGCCTATCTGGCGGCCTGCCGGGCGGCGGTGCCCTCGATCGTGGCCGACTACCGGGCCTCGGCGGGCGTCGACACCGAGCACGACCGGGCCGACCGGGCCGCCGGGAACGTGCTGCGCATGCCGGTCACCGTCCTGCAGCAGGACTGGGGCGCCGCCCTCGGCTACGACGCGGCCGCGCTGTGGCGGGCCTGGGCGCCGGATCTGGAACACCGCACGGTGGACTGCGGGCACTTCATGGCGGAGGAGGCGCCGGACGAGGTGGGCGCGGCGCTGCGGAAGCTGCTGAGCCGCTGA
- a CDS encoding DUF6299 family protein has protein sequence MPLRPALAAALGSAALVCAAVAPATAAPAAAPAESVTVDSTGRLAADGTVTLSGTYTCTDATGPVFISASLSQDSPNFRHGIGGTQAVCDGAEHHWENTGEVASEKLKPGAANVEATILELRNTGGLPLPFFHASGRQDITLTKA, from the coding sequence ATGCCCCTACGCCCCGCCCTCGCCGCAGCCCTCGGCTCCGCCGCCCTCGTGTGCGCCGCCGTCGCCCCCGCCACCGCCGCTCCGGCCGCCGCTCCCGCCGAGTCCGTCACCGTCGACTCCACCGGCCGGCTCGCCGCCGACGGCACCGTCACCCTGTCCGGGACCTACACCTGCACCGATGCCACCGGCCCCGTGTTCATCAGCGCGTCGCTCAGCCAGGACTCCCCGAACTTCCGGCACGGCATCGGCGGCACCCAGGCCGTCTGCGACGGCGCCGAGCACCACTGGGAGAACACCGGCGAGGTCGCCTCGGAGAAGCTGAAGCCCGGCGCGGCCAACGTCGAGGCCACGATCCTGGAACTGCGCAACACGGGCGGCCTGCCGCTGCCGTTCTTCCACGCCTCCGGCCGGCAGGACATCACCCTCACCAAGGCCTGA
- a CDS encoding DUF5999 family protein, with translation MCSHQSPSATADRGPVHIVAAHPEQGWTLLCDGAIVFDDTGELHADGSVVPPHRGPAGRLAVAA, from the coding sequence ATGTGTTCCCACCAGTCCCCGAGCGCGACGGCCGACCGCGGCCCGGTGCACATCGTCGCCGCCCACCCCGAGCAGGGCTGGACCCTGCTGTGCGACGGCGCGATCGTCTTCGACGACACCGGCGAGCTGCACGCCGACGGCAGCGTGGTCCCGCCGCACCGCGGCCCGGCCGGCCGCCTCGCCGTCGCCGCCTGA
- a CDS encoding PaaX family transcriptional regulator C-terminal domain-containing protein, with product MINVPEQHAPRSLIVTLYGAYGRFLPGPVPVAELIRLLAAVGVDAPSVRSSVSRLKRRGLLAPARTAQGAAGYELSAEARQLLDDGDRRVYAAAPPQDEGWVLAVFSVPESERQKRHVLRSRLAGLGFGTAAPGVWIAPARLFEETRHTLRRLGLDPYVDFFRGDHLGFQPTTEAVARWWDLTAIAKAHEQFLDAHEPVLRGWEHRADTPPEDAYRDYLRALDTWRHLPYTDPGLPTNLLPADWPGTRSAAVFRALHERLREPGGVFAGLRTPPGDTAERPL from the coding sequence ATGATCAACGTGCCCGAGCAACACGCCCCGAGGTCCCTCATCGTCACGCTCTACGGCGCGTACGGCCGCTTCCTGCCCGGCCCGGTGCCCGTCGCCGAGCTGATCCGCCTGCTGGCCGCCGTGGGCGTGGACGCCCCCTCCGTACGTTCGTCGGTGTCCCGGCTGAAACGGCGCGGGCTGCTGGCACCGGCCCGGACCGCGCAGGGCGCCGCCGGGTACGAGCTCTCCGCGGAGGCACGGCAGTTGCTCGACGACGGCGACCGCCGGGTGTACGCCGCCGCACCGCCGCAGGACGAGGGCTGGGTGCTCGCGGTGTTCTCGGTGCCCGAGTCGGAACGGCAGAAGCGGCACGTGCTCCGCTCCCGGCTGGCCGGACTCGGCTTCGGCACCGCCGCGCCGGGCGTGTGGATCGCCCCGGCCCGGCTCTTCGAGGAGACCAGGCACACCCTGCGCCGGCTCGGCCTCGACCCCTACGTGGACTTCTTCCGCGGTGACCACCTCGGCTTCCAGCCCACCACCGAGGCCGTCGCCCGCTGGTGGGACCTGACGGCGATCGCCAAGGCCCACGAGCAGTTCCTCGACGCGCACGAGCCGGTGCTGCGCGGCTGGGAGCACCGCGCCGACACCCCGCCCGAGGACGCCTACCGCGACTATCTCCGTGCCCTCGACACCTGGCGCCACCTGCCGTACACCGACCCCGGGCTGCCGACGAACCTGCTGCCGGCCGACTGGCCGGGCACCCGCTCGGCGGCCGTCTTCCGTGCCCTGCACGAACGGCTCCGGGAGCCCGGGGGCGTGTTCGCGGGCCTGCGAACGCCTCCCGGTGACACCGCCGAACGGCCTCTGTGA
- a CDS encoding ATP-binding protein, which yields MNGIAVYEPPSAASWRIALPHTVAAVPVARALVRSAMEEADHAADPDTAELLTAELVANAVEHTAGRGPIELVVELVPGGCKVEVHDPDPAPPGHLTRPVIEEPDPMQEGGRGLLLIRALSSSCGHRPTESGKAVWFRLPVVPRQWRPA from the coding sequence ATGAACGGAATCGCCGTGTACGAACCACCTTCCGCCGCCTCCTGGCGTATCGCGCTGCCGCACACCGTCGCGGCCGTGCCGGTCGCCCGTGCCCTGGTGCGCTCGGCGATGGAGGAGGCGGACCACGCGGCCGACCCCGACACCGCCGAACTGCTCACCGCGGAACTGGTCGCCAACGCCGTGGAGCACACCGCCGGCAGGGGGCCCATAGAGCTGGTCGTCGAGCTGGTGCCGGGGGGCTGCAAGGTCGAGGTGCACGACCCGGACCCGGCGCCGCCCGGGCACCTCACCCGTCCGGTGATCGAGGAGCCTGACCCCATGCAGGAGGGCGGGCGCGGCCTGCTGCTGATCCGCGCCCTCAGCTCGTCCTGCGGGCACCGCCCCACCGAGTCCGGCAAGGCGGTGTGGTTCAGGCTTCCTGTAGTACCGCGTCAGTGGCGTCCGGCGTGA
- a CDS encoding amino acid permease, producing the protein MPRIKSPHLLVAESGADREGHGLRRTMGLFQLICFGIGAIVGTGIFVGLSDSVAQAGPAVVVSFVLAAVTCVFTALSFAELGGAIPVSGSSYSFAYAGLGESTAFLVGWCLLLEYGVSISAVAVGWSQYVNELLHSLTGLQLPHALSAGPGDGGIVNLPAVIVIAMAAVLLVRGVRESARATAAMAAVKLVILLAFCAIGFSAFKDGNLVPFSPAGLGGIGAGTTAAFFSYIGFDAITTAGEEAKNPRRDIPVAILVCMGVVTLLYCAVALAAIGAIGGGQVAGRPAALSYVVNQVTGSAIGGGVIAFGAVVAIASVVLAVMYGQTRILMSMSRDGLIPRVFEKVSPRTATPVAGTLIVAAVFALPAAFASLDAVMNLCTIGTLAIMAVVNIAVIALRRREPALARTFRVPLYPVAPLLGVAFCLYLMYETGWTTWLQFAVFLVVGLLVYLGYGRRNSTLATAGPVTPDATDAVLQEA; encoded by the coding sequence ATGCCCCGCATCAAGTCCCCCCACCTCCTGGTGGCCGAATCCGGCGCCGACCGGGAGGGTCACGGCCTCCGCCGCACCATGGGCCTGTTCCAGCTGATCTGCTTCGGCATCGGCGCGATCGTCGGCACCGGCATCTTCGTCGGCCTCTCCGACTCGGTCGCCCAGGCCGGCCCGGCCGTCGTCGTCTCCTTCGTGCTCGCCGCGGTCACCTGCGTCTTCACCGCCCTCTCCTTCGCCGAGCTGGGCGGCGCGATCCCGGTCTCCGGATCGTCGTACTCCTTCGCCTACGCCGGGCTCGGCGAGTCCACCGCCTTCCTGGTCGGCTGGTGCCTGCTCCTGGAGTACGGCGTCTCGATCTCCGCCGTCGCGGTCGGCTGGAGCCAGTACGTCAACGAGCTGCTGCACAGCCTCACCGGCCTCCAGCTGCCGCACGCCCTGTCCGCGGGCCCCGGCGACGGCGGGATCGTGAACCTGCCCGCCGTGATCGTCATCGCGATGGCCGCCGTCCTGCTGGTGCGCGGGGTCCGGGAGAGCGCCCGGGCCACCGCCGCGATGGCCGCGGTGAAGCTGGTCATCCTGCTCGCGTTCTGCGCGATCGGCTTCAGCGCCTTCAAGGACGGCAACCTCGTCCCGTTCTCCCCGGCGGGCCTCGGCGGCATCGGCGCGGGCACCACCGCCGCGTTCTTCTCCTACATCGGCTTCGACGCGATCACCACGGCCGGCGAGGAGGCGAAGAACCCGCGCCGGGACATCCCGGTCGCCATCCTCGTCTGCATGGGCGTGGTCACCCTGCTGTACTGCGCGGTCGCGCTGGCCGCCATCGGCGCCATCGGCGGCGGCCAGGTCGCGGGCCGCCCCGCCGCCCTCTCCTACGTCGTCAACCAGGTCACCGGGTCCGCGATCGGCGGCGGGGTGATCGCCTTCGGCGCGGTCGTCGCCATCGCCTCCGTCGTCCTCGCGGTGATGTACGGCCAGACCCGCATCCTGATGTCCATGTCCCGGGACGGCCTGATCCCGCGCGTCTTCGAGAAGGTCTCCCCGAGGACCGCCACCCCGGTCGCCGGCACCCTGATCGTCGCGGCCGTCTTCGCGCTGCCCGCGGCCTTCGCCTCGCTGGACGCGGTGATGAACCTGTGCACCATCGGCACCCTCGCGATCATGGCCGTGGTGAACATCGCGGTGATCGCCCTGCGCCGCCGCGAACCGGCCCTCGCCCGCACCTTCCGGGTGCCGCTCTACCCGGTCGCCCCGCTGCTGGGCGTCGCCTTCTGCCTCTACCTGATGTACGAGACCGGGTGGACGACCTGGCTCCAGTTCGCCGTCTTCCTGGTCGTGGGCCTGCTGGTCTACCTCGGCTACGGCCGCCGGAACTCCACGCTGGCCACCGCCGGGCCGGTCACGCCGGACGCCACTGACGCGGTACTACAGGAAGCCTGA
- the argF gene encoding ornithine carbamoyltransferase, producing the protein MATVPTALAGRHFLKELDFTQEEFRGLVELAAELKAAKRAGTETQYLRGKNIALVFAKTSTRTRCAFEVAAADQGAATTYLDPAGSQLGHKESVKDTARVLGRMYDAIEYRGHGQGVVEELAAFAGVPVYNGLTDEWHPTQMLADVLTMTEHSDKPLTDIAFAYLGDARYNMGNSYLVTGALLGMDVRIVAPRLLWPDDTIVELAQQLAGASGARITLTENVKDGVRDADFVATDVWVSMGEPKEVWDERIALLGPYAVTMDVLRATGNPDVKFLHCLPAFHDLGTVVGREIHERHGLTELEVTDEVFESEHSVVFDEAENRMHTIKAVLVATLA; encoded by the coding sequence GCCGAGCTGAAGGCGGCCAAGAGGGCCGGGACCGAGACGCAGTACCTGCGCGGGAAGAACATCGCGCTGGTCTTCGCGAAGACCTCCACCCGTACCCGCTGCGCCTTCGAGGTCGCCGCCGCCGACCAGGGCGCCGCCACCACCTACCTCGACCCGGCCGGATCGCAGCTCGGGCACAAGGAGTCGGTGAAGGACACCGCCCGGGTCCTCGGCCGGATGTACGACGCCATCGAGTACCGCGGGCACGGCCAGGGCGTCGTCGAGGAGCTCGCCGCGTTCGCGGGGGTGCCGGTCTACAACGGCCTCACCGACGAGTGGCACCCCACCCAGATGCTCGCCGACGTGCTCACCATGACCGAGCACAGCGACAAGCCGCTCACCGACATCGCCTTCGCCTACCTCGGCGACGCCCGCTACAACATGGGCAACTCCTACCTCGTCACGGGCGCCCTGCTCGGCATGGACGTCCGGATCGTCGCGCCCCGCCTGCTGTGGCCGGACGACACCATCGTCGAGCTCGCCCAGCAGCTCGCCGGCGCGTCCGGCGCCCGGATCACGCTCACCGAGAACGTGAAGGACGGGGTGCGCGACGCCGACTTCGTCGCCACCGACGTCTGGGTGTCGATGGGCGAGCCCAAGGAGGTCTGGGACGAGCGCATCGCGCTGCTCGGGCCGTACGCCGTCACCATGGACGTGCTGCGCGCCACCGGCAACCCCGACGTCAAGTTCCTGCACTGCCTGCCGGCCTTCCACGACCTCGGCACGGTCGTCGGCCGGGAGATCCACGAGCGGCACGGCCTGACCGAACTGGAAGTCACCGACGAGGTGTTCGAGTCCGAGCACTCGGTGGTCTTCGACGAGGCCGAGAACCGGATGCACACCATCAAGGCCGTGCTGGTGGCCACACTCGCCTGA